CATGTCCAGCCAGCCCTTCTCCGGTCGACGCTCGACGGCCAAGTATATATAGATGATGACCGACATCTAAGAGCTTGACTTTTTATATTACGAACGTCATCGTATAGCTCGTCCCCTCCAGAAAGCCGCAGACCATGAGCGATACGCATGTGACCGCATCCACCCAGTACGTCGAGGTCCACGGCGACCGGTTCGCCTACCGCCGCTGGGGCAAGCCCTCCGGCGTCCCCATCTTCCTCATCCAGCACTTCCGCGGAGGAATGGACAACTGGGACCCCCTGCTCACCGACGGCCTGGCCGAGGATCGCGAGGTCATCCTGTTCAACGGGCGCGGCGTCGCCTCGTCATCCGGCACGCCGCGCAACCGGGTTGAGGACATGGCCGACGACATCGCCGCGGTCATCCGGGCGCTGGGGCTGGAGCAGGTCGATCTGCTCGGCTTCTCGCTCGGCGGCTACCAGGCGCAGGAGGTCACGCTGCGCCACCCGCAGTTGGTGCGCAAGCTCCTCCTGCTCGGCACCGGCCTGCGCGGCGGAGACCCCACGATGGACCCCAAGGTGCCCGAGGTGGCACTGAATCCGGTCCCCGGCCTGGATGACTTCCTCTTCCTGTTCTTCGGCCGCTCCGAGGCCGCGGTCGAAGCGGGCCGGGCCTTCTGGGAGCGGCGTCACCAGCGGGCCGACCAGGACCCGCCGAGCTCGCCCGCAGTCGCACAGGCGCAGTTCGAAGCGACCATGGCCTACGCGGAACCACTGCCGGGCGAAAACCCTTACGCCTACCTGAACGCGATCACCCAGCCGACGCTGGTCCTCAACGGCGTGAACGACGTGATGATCGCCTCGATCAACTCCTGGCACCTCGCCCAGAACCTCCCCGACGCCCAACTGCTGATCTACCCCGACGCCGGGCACGGAGCGCAGTTCCAGTACCCCGAGCGGTTCCTGAAGCACGCCCTTCAGTTCCTGGACGAGTAGACAGCTGCGCGCGCAAGGCGAACGGCACGCCCTCGACCGACGGCCGCCCCGGCCATCTTGCGCCACCCGCCACCCGCCACCCGCCACCCGCCACCCAGTAAAGCATTACGGACGTAATGCAACGTATCCATGCTCATGGCGGATGCCTCATCGGATTCACAGCCCGGAACTCGGGTCTGCGGATGTCCGCCACCAACAATCTGAGGAAGCACGCATGCTCGACAGCCTGTGGACCCCGACCGTCGCCGGAAAGATCTCCCTGCCGCACCGTCTGGCGATGTCCCCCCTGACCCGCAGCAGGGCCACCCCGGACGGCGTGCCGACCGAGCTCAACGCCTTGTACTACGCCCAGCGCGCCTCGCACGCCCTCATCATCACCGAGGGCACCCAGCCCTCCGCCGACGGCCAGGGCTACCCGGTGACCCCGGGCATCTACACGGTCGAGCACATCGAGGGCTGGCGGAAGGTCACCGACGCCGTGCACCAGGCCGGCGGACGCATCGTCATCCAGCTCATGCACGTCGGGCGGATCTCCCACCCCGACAACACCCCCCACCACCGGCAGCCGGTGGCCCCCTCCGCGATCAAGCCGGCAGGCCAGACGTTCACCGGCTCCGGGATGCAGGACATGCCGGAGCCGCGCGCCCTGTCCACCGAGGAGGTCGCCGCGACGGTCGACGACTTCCGGCGCGCCGCCGCTGCCGCCATCGCGGCCGGCGCCGACGGCGTCGAGATCCACGGCGCCAACGGCTACCTGGTCCACCAGTTCCTCTTCCCCAGCACCAACCAGCGCACCGACCAGTACGGCGGCTCCCTCGACAACCGCATCCGCTTCGCGGTGGAGGTCGCCACCGCCGTGGCCGACGAGATCGGCGCCGACCGCACCGGCATCCGCCTCTCCCCCGGCAACCCCTTCCAGCTCGGCGACCTCACGGAGCACGACACCCACGAGCTCTACCCGCACCTCGTGCGCGCCCTCGCCCCCCTCGACCTCGCCTACCTGCACCTCGCCCACGGCGGCGACGAGGAACTCCTGGGCACGCTGCGCACGTTGTGGCCGAACACGCTGCTCCTCAACCGCGCCGGCACCGACATCGCCACCCGCGCCAAGGACATCGACAACGGCGTCGCCGACGTCATCACCGTGGGCTCGATGGCTCTCGCCAACCCCGACCTGGTCGAACGCGTACGCGCCGGCGCGCCCCTGAACGACCCCGACCCCGCCACCTTCTACGGCGGCGGCGCGGCCGGCTACACCGACTACCCCACCTACTCCGCCTGACCAGAGCGCCAGTGCCCGAGGAAGTCGTCTTCCTCGGGCACTTCGGCGTACGCACGGCGCAGCCAGGCAGCGGTGAACATGCGCTCGCTACGCGAGCGGTTGCCATCGCATCCGGGCCCACCTCAGGGACGACTGCCCGCTTTTGCCGCCTCGCTCTGCCGCCTGGGCCGAGGCAGCCGGCCTGATCAGGAGAGTTGGCGCTTGAGGATCTTGCCGGTGGAGGTCAGGGGCAGTTCGTCGACGAACTGGACGGCCCGAGCAGTACGTTCAGCGGCACGACCGCGACGCCGGCTTCACCCGGCTGGATCCCCCGCGCGACGAGCAGATTCGCGACACGGTCGGCGGCCGCGTCGAGGGCGGCATAGGTGATCCCGGTGCTGCGGACGCGGGCGGTCGCGCCGGGCCGGCCGTCTGCTGGGCGGTGATCCGCCAACAATCACCTGTCGATCATAATATTACGTGCGTCAGGCCATGGATTAGGATGAGATGTAAAAGCAATGGTCCGGCAAAGTTGGGGAGGAACCCTGTGGCTCGCTACACCAAGGAGCACAAGCAGGTGACGCGGCAGCGGATCATCGAGACCGCCGGTCACCGGTTCAAGCAGGACGGCATCGACGGCTCCGGCATCTCCACGCTGATGTCCGACGCCGGACTGACCAACGGCGCCTTCTACGCCCACTTCGAGTCCAAGGACGACCTCGTCGCCCACGTCGTCGCCGAGCAGCTGCGCGCGCAGGTGAAGCAGTACGACACGCTGCGGCCCGGCCGCGAGGGACTGGAAGATTTCATCCGCGCGTATCTGTCACCCGAGCACCGGGACAACCCCGGCGACGGCTGCCCGTCCGCAGCCCTGCTCGACGAGATCGGCCGCTGCGGTGACGCGACCAAGGACGCCTACACCGACGGCGCCAAAGCCATCGTGGACGAGCTCGCCGCCCGCCTGGCACCCGAGAGTCCCCAGTCCGCCCGCGGTCGGGCCATCGGGCTCTACACCCTGGCGGTGGGCACACTTCAGCTGTCCCGCGCGCTCTCCGACCGGAAGTTCTCCGACGAGGTCCTCGAGCAGGGAATCGAGAACGCCCTCGCCATCGCGCGATGCCCGTCCGCGTCAGCACCGGCCGGCTGACCCGGCACTGGCCGGGACGCCGGCGGGGGGACCTCCGGCCGTACGGCGAGTGACTCTGAGCCCGTTCGAAATACGCCATAGCGCCGGTGCAGGGCTGCACCTGGGCCTGGGCCTGGTGGCCGAACGGGACGTCGAACGGTCTCCGCATCGCCGTCCTGCACGGCAACCGCCTCGGCACCCCAGGACCGAGAGGCGAGCAGGCCAATGTCGTCGAACATGTGACGAGAGCCGTGACGCCCGGCGGGCGTCACGGCTCTGAGTCAGCGTCCTCGGCCCCGTACGCAGACCGCACCGCGGCCCTACGGCCGGCCGAAGAACTCGAGTGCCGTCGGCACGAACTGCTCGTGGTACTGGAAGATGCCGCCGTGCCCGCCGTCGGGGTAGATCACCAGTTCGGAGTTCGGCAGTCGCCGGTCCATGTCGTACGAGTTCGACGTCGGAACCATCCTGTCGTCGTCACCGTTGGCGACGAGCACGGGCTGCTGGATGCGGGAGAGATCCTGCGGCTGTGCGAGCCCCCAGCGGTGGATGGCCTTGAGCTGGGAGAAGTAGGAGGTGAGGCGGATCGCCTTGTCCCGGTCCTTGGTGCGCTCCTTCAGGCGGGCCAGGAACTGCTTGCCAGCCCGAATCCCGTTCGGGGTGCGGGTGAAGAAGAGGAACTGCTTCACGTCCTGGAAGGTGAGCAGCGCCCGGACGGTGTCGTAGTGGGAGATCCGGGTCACGTTCTTGATGCCCTCACCTCCGGCCGGACCGGTGCCCGCGAGGATCAGCCTGCGGATGAGCTGCGGGTCCGTCTCGGCGATCACCTGGGCGATCATGCCGCCCATCGAGAAGCTGAGGACGTCGACCTGCTCGAACCCCAGCGCCCGGATGAAGGTGACGGCGTCCTTGGCCATCTCCTCGATGGTCTTCGGCGTCTCGCCGCTGGACGCGCCCACGCCCCTGTTGTCGAACGTGATCACCCGGTGCTTGGCGGCGATGCCGTCGACGACCCGGGGGTCCCAGTTGTCCAGGACCGCGGCGAGGTGGGTGATGAAGATGACCGGCATGCCGGTCCGGGGACCGAGGTCGCGGTAGGCGAAGGTCACTCCGTCGGCGGTGACGGTGCGGGTCTGCGCGTTCTTGTACGACGTCACCACGTCACCATGTGTTTCGTGTGCGTTCACGGTCGTGCCCTTCGATGTGTGGGTCAGCGCCACCGTGCGCCGATTTCTGCTTCCTCGCAGGTGGGCGCGGAGCGGTTCCCGGTCTCCCGGCTGCGACTGCAGTCCGGAGTCGGCGGTCAGAGGAGGCCCCGGAAGCGGGAAACCCCTTGGATCAGGCCCCTGAACAACCCGTCGACCATTGAAGTATGACCGTACTTTTATCGTGGTGCAAGTGGTGGAGCCGAACGATGCACAGTCGTGGAATCCCGAGTTCCGCCGAGCGTCATGGCGCATAGCGCAACGCACTACCAGGGCAGGAGCGGCCCATCTACGTCGACGACCGCGAGACGCTGATCGCGACCGGCGAGGCTTGGGCGCCCGGCCCCGGAGCGGCGGCAACGACGGTCAAGCCTGCGGCGGATCCGACGCGGCGCTTCCGGGCCCCCTTCCCCTCGACTTCGGCCAGAACACCGTGGGCCTGCGAAAGCTCCGTGCGCGCGGAGTGGCCGGGATCGCATCACGGCGCGCCACCCGGGGCCCTTGAGGACAGCGAGCTGTGCGTACGGCCGCTGCGTTCGGCCCCGGTCCGGTCGACCCTGCCCGCCAAGGGCGGCGAGGCGGAACTGTCTGAGGCGGTGGCGGTCGCGTCCCAGGCGGACCACGCCGTCGCGGCCGTCGGCGACGCCCCTGGGGTTGCGCACGGGTGCCCATTCAGAGCTATTGAATTACGTTCACAATACAATACCTTGGAGGAGCCGACGGCCGGCGAGAGGCCCTCCCGGCGCGCAGAGGAGTGTGTGGTGCGATACAGGAAAGAGCACAAGCAGGCCACCCGGCAGAGGATCATCGAGACGGCGGGCCGCCGCTTCAAGGAGTCCGGCATCGACGGCTCGGGCATCACGGCGCTCATGAAGGACGCCGGACTGACCAACGGCGCCTTCTACACCCACTTCGCATCCAAGGACGACCTCGTGGCCACCACGATCGCCGACCAGTTGCAGACCCAGAACGCGATCATCGTCGCGCACGCGGAACCGGGCCGCGCCGGCCTCGAACAGATCGTGCGCTGGTATCTGTCCCCCTGGCACCGTGACAGCCGTGACGTCGGCTGCCCCTCCGCCGCCCTGCTCGACGAGATAGGGCGCTGCACCCACCCGACCAAGCAGGCTTACACCGACGGCGTACTGATGGTCGCCGACGGCATCGCCACCCGCCTGGCGCCGGGCGACCCGCTCTCGGTCCGCCCCATGGCACTGAGCTCGTACGCCATGATGGCCGGCACACTCCAGCTCTCACGGGCCCTCGCCGACCCCCAGCTCGCCGATCAAGTCCTCGAACAGGGCATCCACAACGCCCTCGCCCTCCTGGGCATCGAGCACGAAGGGGACACCGGGGCGGCGCACTGACCAGCACGCAAGCGGGCACCGCGGAGCGGGCACCGCGGAGCGGGCACCGCGGAGCGGGCACCGCGGAGCGGGCACCGCGGAGCGGGCACCGCGGAGCGGGCACCGCGGAGCGGGCACCGCGGAGCGGGCACCGCGCCCTCGGCACCGCGCCGACACCTCACCTGCGGAGCGACACCCGTGCGTTCGTCGATCAGACCCTTCCCACGGGTCAGCGCTTGGTGAACTGGGCGCGGCCCGGCTGGTCGATGTTCGGGGTGAGGGTGATGCCGGTGTCGGTGAGGGTCTGGCCGTGGATGTCCGTGACACGGATGTCGGAGCCGCAGCCGGCGCCGTCCCCCGAGACGAAGTAGTTGTACTCCTGGCGCGGGAGTTGCCGCCAGGTGGTGCCGGTGCGGACCTCCAGGGCAGCGACGGGGTTGCGGTGGTTGCGGACCTGGATGCCGCACCACCACTGGGTGGAACCCTCCTTGTAGCGGTAGGAGACGGGCCCGGCCAGGTCAGGGCTCACCAGCGTCCAGCTGATCGGCACCCGGCCGGCCACGGGGTCGGCGATGCGGGCGAAGGCCTGCTGTCCGAGGTCGACGTCGCCGGGGCGGCACTCCGGACAGCGGTCGACGATCCTCACCGTCAGCTCGCCGCGCGGGCCCTTGACCCGGATGAACGCGCCGCACATGCGGGCGTTGTCGTAGTCGGTGTGGTTGAGGGCCGCGATGGCGATGTCGCCGGTGGCGTCGTAGAGGCAGTTCCCTACGCCGGTCGCGCCGTAGAAGGTGCCTTCGCCGGAGTAGGTGACGCCGGGCCGGACACTGGCGTACGCCGGTGCGGGGGCCACCGTCAGGAGGGCGGTGGCGGTGGCGGTCGCGGCGGCGAGGAGGGTGAGCCGAGGGCGCATGTCGATGCCTTTCGAGGACGGTGGGGCGTGCTCGGGGGCCCGAGATCCTGGCATCGTTGAACCCTCAAGTGAAGCGTGATTACGGCCATCCGTCCGGAACACCCGAGTCGCACCCGGGCCCTTGTCACCCACGGACGAACCCCGGCCCCGCGGGACTCATCTCCCGCACACAGAACGGGGATCGGCCGGGTCGGGCCCTCCTCCGCTGCCATATTCGAAAGCCACTTCGGAGGTGGCTGTGACACTAGAGGTGACGACATCCCGGGCGGGGCAGGTGGCGGAACGTACGCCCGGCCGAGTGCCCGAGCCGGTTCCGGCACGGGAACCCGAGCCGGTCCGCGCACACACCGTCGACCAGGCACCCAACCGGCCCGTCGACCAGGCACCCGACCGGCCCGTCGACCCGGCACCCGACCGGACCGCCGATCGCATCGCCGAGTTGGAGGGGCGTCGGACGCGGGCCCTCGCGCCGGGCGGGACCAGGAGACGCGGGGAGTACGGGGCCCGCGAACGGATCGATCTGCTGCTGGACGCGGGCTCGTTCACGGAGACGGGCCTGTTCGTGCGGGCACGGCCGACCGGGGACGACGCACGGCGCCCGTACGGCGACGGGGTGGTCACCGGGCACGGCACGATCGACGGACGTCAGGTCTGTGTCTTCGCCCAGGACGCCACCGTGTACGGCGGCAGCATGGGCGAGGCCTTCGGGGAGAAGACCCTCGCGCTGATGGACCTCGCCCTGAAGACCGGATGCCCGGTCATCGGGCTGAACGACGGCGGCGGCGCCCGCATCCAGGAGGGCGTCACCTCCCTCGCCCTCTACGCCGAACTGGTGCGCCGCAACGTCCAGGCGTCCGGGGTGATCCCGCAGATCTCGGTCGTGCTGGGCCCCTGTGCGGGCGGGGCCGCGTACTCGCCGGCCATCACCGACTTCACCGTGATGGTGGAGGGCGCCTCGCACATGTTCGTCACCGGCCCCGACGTCATCGAGACGGTCACCGGCGAACGCACCAGCGCCGAGGAGTTGGGCGGCGCCCGCACCAGCAACACCGTCAACGGCAACGCCCACTTCCTCGCCGCCGACGAGGTCGACGCCCTCGACACCGTGCGCGACCTGCTGTCGTACCTGCCCGCCAACAACCTGGAGCGGCCCCCGCAGTACGCGCCGGGAGCCGCACCCGCCGGGCCGTGCCTCGACACGATGGTGCCGGACCGGCTCGGTCAGGCCTACGACATGCGGGACGTGCTGCGCGCGGTCGTCGACGACGGTGAACTCCTGGAGATCCAGGAGCTGTTCGCGCCGAACATCATCTGCGCGCTGGCTCTCGTCGAGGGAACCACGGTCGGGGTCGTCGCCAACCAGCCGCTGCGCTCGGCGGGGGTCCTCGACATCGACGCCTCCGAGAAGGCCGCGCGGTTCGTGCGGTTCTGCGACGCGTTCGGCATCCCCCTGCTGACCTTCGCCGACGTCCCCGGTTATCTGTCCGGCGTCCGTCAGGAGCAGGCCGGCATCATCCGGCGCGGCGCCAAACTGCTGTACGCGTACGCCGAGGCGACCGTCCCCAAGGTGACGGTGGTGGTGCGCAAGGCGTACGGCGGCGGGTACGCGGTGATGGGGTCCAAGCACCTGGGCGCAGACATCAACCTCGCGTGGCCCACCGCCCGGATCGCCGTCATGGGCGCCGAGGGCGCGGTGGGCGTGCTGCACCGCCGCGAACTCGCCGCCGCCGCCGACCCCGAGGCGCTGCGGGCCCGCCTGGTCACCGCGTACGAGAGCACGTACGGGACCCCGTACCTCGCCGCCGAGCGCGGCTACGTCGACGCCGTCATCGCCCCGCGCGACACCCGTGCCCACATCTGCCGCGCCCTGCGCGCCCTGCGCGGCAAGCGGGCCCCGATGCCGGAACGGCGCCACGGCAACATCCCGCTCTGAGCACGCCCACGTGCGAGCGCGCACTCGCGTGAGCCGCGCCCACGCGAGTGCGGCCCACGGGGCGCGCGCCGGGCACGCCGGGCACGCCGAGTCCGCCGGATCCCGCCACCCCGTCCCCCTTCACCACTGTCCGCCGTCCCCACGACCCCCACCCGCCCTCCCCCGTAACCGCCGTCCCCCATCACCGCTGTGACCGCAAGCCGTCCCGCGACGTGAGGAGCCATGCCCGATGGACAGCCGCCGCCCCCCGCTCGCGCCCGCCTTCCGCAGTCTGCCGGAGTATGTGCGGCACTGGGCCGAGACCACCCCCGACCGCCGGGCGTTCACCTTCGTCGACCATCCCGCGCCGCAGTCGCGCGGCGTCCACCGCACCCTGACCTGGCGCCGGCTCGATCTGCGGATGCGGGCCGTGGCCGCCCGGCTCGCCGCGGAGGCCGAGCCCGGGGAACGGGTCGCCGTACTGTGCCCGCAGGGGACGGAGTACGTCACCGCCTTCCTCGGGGCGCTCGCCGCCGGACTGGTCGCCGTACCGCTGTATCCGCCCGGTCTGCCCGGGCAGGGCGACCGGCTGTCGGCGGTGCTGGCCGACGCGTCCCCGGCGGTCGTCGTCACGACGGCCCAAGTCCTGGACGCCGTAAGGGAGTTGTGCGAGGGCCGGGCGGTTCGGGTCGTCGCCGTGGACCGGATCCCGGACTCGGCCGCCGATGACGGAGAGCCGTCCTCCACGCCCGACGCCACCGCCGTCGCCTATCTCCAATACACCTCCGGTTCGACCCGCACCCCGGCCGGGGTCGAGATCACCCATGCCAATGTCGTCGCCAACGCCCGCCAGGCGCTGTCCGCCTATGGTGCCGACGCGCACCCGGCGACCTGTGTGGGCTGGCTGCCGCTCTACCACGACATGGGGCTGGTACTCAGTGTCGCGGCGCCGGTGGTGCGGGGGCTGCTGTCGGTGCTCATGGACCCGGTGGCGTTCCTGCACGAGCCCGTGCGCTGGCTGCGGCTGCTGGCCGCCCATCCGCGCGCGTTGAGCGCGGCGCCCAACTTCGCCTACGACTACTGCGCTTCGGCGGTCACCGAGGCACAGAAGGCAGGGCTGCGCCTGGACGGGGTCATGGCGCTGATCAACGGCAGCGAGCCGGTCCGTCCCGGCACGGCCGACCGTTTCCACGCCGCGTTCGCCGCCCAGGGCCTCGCCCCGCGGACGCACTGTCCGTCGTACGGCCTGGCCGAGGCGACCGTCTTCGTCAGCGCGGCCCGGCCCGGCGAGGCGCTGCGCGGATTCGCGCTCGACCGGGACGCCCTGGCCGCCGGCAAGGCCCTGCCCGCGCGCCCCGAGGACCCGAGGGCGGTGCTGCTGGCCGGCTGCGGCGCGCCGGCGGGCCAGCGGGTGCGGATCGCCGACCCGGTGTCCCGGGTCGCGCTGGCCGAGGGCGAGGTCGGCGAGATCTGGGTACAGGGCCCCAACGTCGGCCGGGGCTACCGGAACCAGGACCGGCAGACCCGGCGGGTCTTCGGTGCCCGGCTCGCCGATACCGCGTCCGGTCCGGGCGGATGGCTGCGGACCGGCGACCTGGGGACCGTCCTGGACGGGCAGTTGATCGTCACCGGGCGGCTGAAGGACCTCATCGTCGTCGACGGGCGCAACCACTACCCGCAGGACGTGGAGGCCACGGCCCAGGAGGCGCATCAGGCCGTACGGCGCGACCGGCTCGCCGCGTTCGGCGTGCCGGGCGGCACCGGGGAACGGGTGGTCGTCGTCGCGGAGCACGCGCGGGCCGTGCCGCTCGCCGACATCGACGTGCCCGACCTCGTACGCACCGTCCGCGCCGCCGTCTCCGCCCGGCACGGGCTGCGGCTCGCCGACGTCGTCCTCGTACCGCCGGGGACGGTGCCCCGGACGTCCAGCGGAAAGGTCGCACGGGCGTCGACCCGTGAGCGCTATCTGGCGGGTGCCTACGCGGTGGGGGTCGGGGGATGAGCGTCGTGGGTGAGGGCGGGAGCGAGGGCGAGGCTCAGGGCCATGGCCGGGGCCAGGACGAGGGCCGGGGCAGCAGCAAGGCCGGCAGCCCGGACGCACACAGAAGCGGGAGCGGAAGGGGGAGCGGAAGCGGGCTCGCGAGCCGGAGCGGGGAGGCCGGCGCGGGCGGTCCGCGACCGGTCTTCGCCGGCGGCCGGGATGGCCTGGTGCGGCGGCTGATCGCGGCGCAGGTAGCCGCCTGGCACGGCGGGGCCGCCGAGGACGTGCCGATGGACCGGCCGCTCGCGGATCTCGGGATGTCCTCGCGGGACGCGGTCGTACTGGCCGGCGAACTGTCCCGGGCGACGGGCCGCGAACTGCCGGCGACACTGCTGTGGGAGGCTCCCACCGGGGACGCGCTGGTGGCCCGGCTGTGCGACGGGACGGCGGACCTCGCACCGATGACGGACGGGATCCGGGCTGCGGGCCTCGCCCCGGTGACGGACAGGATCCCGACGGCAGGCCACGCTCCGACGCTGAGCCCCACCCCGGCGCTGAGCCCCACCCCGGCGCTGAGCCTCGCTCCGAGCGCGGGCCTCGCTCCCGTGGCGGCCCCGTCACGGGAGGCCCCCGCGCCCGGTGAGCCCGTCGCGGTCGTCGGGGTCGGGTGTCGGCTGCCGGGTGGGGTGCACGGCCCGGCGGCGTACTGGCGGGCGCTCCTCGACGGTGTCGACGCGATCCGGCGCGTCCCGGAGGACCGGTGGCGGGACTTCACGCCGTACCCGCCCGCCGACGCGCTCCCGCACGGCGGCTACCTGGACGACATCGCCGGGTTCGACGCCGACTTCTTCCGTATCACCCCGCGCGAGGCCGCGGTGATGGACCCGCAGCAGCGGATCCTCCTGGAGGTCGTGCGGGAGACCCTCGACCACGCCGCCGTCCCGGCCGAATCCCTCGCGGGCAGCGCCACCGGCGTCTTCGTCGGTGTCTCCGCGCCCGAGTACGGGCAGCTCACCGGCGCCGACCCGGCCGCCGTCGACCCCTGGGCGCCGGCCGGCGGAGCGCTCAGCGTGGCGGCGGGCCGGCTGGCGTACGTCCTGGACACCCGGGGGCCGAGCCTGGCCGTCGACACCGCGTGTTCGTCGTCGCTGGTGGCCGTGCACCAGGCGTGCGTCAGTCTGCGCACGGGCGAGAGCGATCTCGCGATCGCCGCCGGGGTGAACCTGCTGCTCTCCCCGACCGTCACCGTCGCGTTCCTGCGGGCGGGTGCCCTCGCGCCGGACGGCCGGTGCAAACCG
This genomic stretch from Streptomyces deccanensis harbors:
- a CDS encoding TetR/AcrR family transcriptional regulator — its product is MVRYRKEHKQATRQRIIETAGRRFKESGIDGSGITALMKDAGLTNGAFYTHFASKDDLVATTIADQLQTQNAIIVAHAEPGRAGLEQIVRWYLSPWHRDSRDVGCPSAALLDEIGRCTHPTKQAYTDGVLMVADGIATRLAPGDPLSVRPMALSSYAMMAGTLQLSRALADPQLADQVLEQGIHNALALLGIEHEGDTGAAH
- a CDS encoding TetR/AcrR family transcriptional regulator — protein: MARYTKEHKQVTRQRIIETAGHRFKQDGIDGSGISTLMSDAGLTNGAFYAHFESKDDLVAHVVAEQLRAQVKQYDTLRPGREGLEDFIRAYLSPEHRDNPGDGCPSAALLDEIGRCGDATKDAYTDGAKAIVDELAARLAPESPQSARGRAIGLYTLAVGTLQLSRALSDRKFSDEVLEQGIENALAIARCPSASAPAG
- a CDS encoding long-chain fatty acid--CoA ligase, which encodes MLADHRPADGRPGATARVRSTGITYAALDAAADRVANLLVARGIQPGEAGVAVVPLNVLLGPSSSSTNCP
- a CDS encoding alkene reductase; this translates as MLDSLWTPTVAGKISLPHRLAMSPLTRSRATPDGVPTELNALYYAQRASHALIITEGTQPSADGQGYPVTPGIYTVEHIEGWRKVTDAVHQAGGRIVIQLMHVGRISHPDNTPHHRQPVAPSAIKPAGQTFTGSGMQDMPEPRALSTEEVAATVDDFRRAAAAAIAAGADGVEIHGANGYLVHQFLFPSTNQRTDQYGGSLDNRIRFAVEVATAVADEIGADRTGIRLSPGNPFQLGDLTEHDTHELYPHLVRALAPLDLAYLHLAHGGDEELLGTLRTLWPNTLLLNRAGTDIATRAKDIDNGVADVITVGSMALANPDLVERVRAGAPLNDPDPATFYGGGAAGYTDYPTYSA
- a CDS encoding expansin EXLX1 family cellulose-binding protein, which gives rise to MPGSRAPEHAPPSSKGIDMRPRLTLLAAATATATALLTVAPAPAYASVRPGVTYSGEGTFYGATGVGNCLYDATGDIAIAALNHTDYDNARMCGAFIRVKGPRGELTVRIVDRCPECRPGDVDLGQQAFARIADPVAGRVPISWTLVSPDLAGPVSYRYKEGSTQWWCGIQVRNHRNPVAALEVRTGTTWRQLPRQEYNYFVSGDGAGCGSDIRVTDIHGQTLTDTGITLTPNIDQPGRAQFTKR
- a CDS encoding alpha/beta fold hydrolase, translated to MSDTHVTASTQYVEVHGDRFAYRRWGKPSGVPIFLIQHFRGGMDNWDPLLTDGLAEDREVILFNGRGVASSSGTPRNRVEDMADDIAAVIRALGLEQVDLLGFSLGGYQAQEVTLRHPQLVRKLLLLGTGLRGGDPTMDPKVPEVALNPVPGLDDFLFLFFGRSEAAVEAGRAFWERRHQRADQDPPSSPAVAQAQFEATMAYAEPLPGENPYAYLNAITQPTLVLNGVNDVMIASINSWHLAQNLPDAQLLIYPDAGHGAQFQYPERFLKHALQFLDE
- a CDS encoding alpha/beta fold hydrolase, with amino-acid sequence MNAHETHGDVVTSYKNAQTRTVTADGVTFAYRDLGPRTGMPVIFITHLAAVLDNWDPRVVDGIAAKHRVITFDNRGVGASSGETPKTIEEMAKDAVTFIRALGFEQVDVLSFSMGGMIAQVIAETDPQLIRRLILAGTGPAGGEGIKNVTRISHYDTVRALLTFQDVKQFLFFTRTPNGIRAGKQFLARLKERTKDRDKAIRLTSYFSQLKAIHRWGLAQPQDLSRIQQPVLVANGDDDRMVPTSNSYDMDRRLPNSELVIYPDGGHGGIFQYHEQFVPTALEFFGRP
- a CDS encoding acyl-CoA carboxylase subunit beta translates to MAELEGRRTRALAPGGTRRRGEYGARERIDLLLDAGSFTETGLFVRARPTGDDARRPYGDGVVTGHGTIDGRQVCVFAQDATVYGGSMGEAFGEKTLALMDLALKTGCPVIGLNDGGGARIQEGVTSLALYAELVRRNVQASGVIPQISVVLGPCAGGAAYSPAITDFTVMVEGASHMFVTGPDVIETVTGERTSAEELGGARTSNTVNGNAHFLAADEVDALDTVRDLLSYLPANNLERPPQYAPGAAPAGPCLDTMVPDRLGQAYDMRDVLRAVVDDGELLEIQELFAPNIICALALVEGTTVGVVANQPLRSAGVLDIDASEKAARFVRFCDAFGIPLLTFADVPGYLSGVRQEQAGIIRRGAKLLYAYAEATVPKVTVVVRKAYGGGYAVMGSKHLGADINLAWPTARIAVMGAEGAVGVLHRRELAAAADPEALRARLVTAYESTYGTPYLAAERGYVDAVIAPRDTRAHICRALRALRGKRAPMPERRHGNIPL
- a CDS encoding fatty acyl-AMP ligase gives rise to the protein MDSRRPPLAPAFRSLPEYVRHWAETTPDRRAFTFVDHPAPQSRGVHRTLTWRRLDLRMRAVAARLAAEAEPGERVAVLCPQGTEYVTAFLGALAAGLVAVPLYPPGLPGQGDRLSAVLADASPAVVVTTAQVLDAVRELCEGRAVRVVAVDRIPDSAADDGEPSSTPDATAVAYLQYTSGSTRTPAGVEITHANVVANARQALSAYGADAHPATCVGWLPLYHDMGLVLSVAAPVVRGLLSVLMDPVAFLHEPVRWLRLLAAHPRALSAAPNFAYDYCASAVTEAQKAGLRLDGVMALINGSEPVRPGTADRFHAAFAAQGLAPRTHCPSYGLAEATVFVSAARPGEALRGFALDRDALAAGKALPARPEDPRAVLLAGCGAPAGQRVRIADPVSRVALAEGEVGEIWVQGPNVGRGYRNQDRQTRRVFGARLADTASGPGGWLRTGDLGTVLDGQLIVTGRLKDLIVVDGRNHYPQDVEATAQEAHQAVRRDRLAAFGVPGGTGERVVVVAEHARAVPLADIDVPDLVRTVRAAVSARHGLRLADVVLVPPGTVPRTSSGKVARASTRERYLAGAYAVGVGG